One Tursiops truncatus isolate mTurTru1 chromosome 3, mTurTru1.mat.Y, whole genome shotgun sequence DNA segment encodes these proteins:
- the IL17B gene encoding interleukin-17B isoform X2: MDWPHNLLFLLTISIFLGLGQPRNPKGKRKGQGRPGTLAPGPHQVPLDLVSQAKPYARMEEYERNLGEMVAQLRNSSEPARRKCEVNLQLWLSNKRSLSPWGYSINHDPSRIPADLPEARCLCLGCVNPFTMQEDRSMVSVPVFSQVPVRRRLCPLPPRTGPCRQRAVMETIAVGCTCIF; this comes from the exons ATGGACTGGCCACACAACCTG CTATTCCTTCTCACCATCTCCATCTTCCTGGGGCTGGGCCAGCCCAGGAACCCCAAAGGCAAGAGGAAGGGGCAAGGGCGGCCTGGGACCCTGGCCCCTGGGCCTCACCAGGTGCCGCTGGACCTCGTGTCCCAGGCAAAGCCATATGCCCGCATGGAGGAATATGAGAGGAACCTGGGGGAGATGGTGGCCCAGCTGAGGAACAGCTCCGAGCCGGCCAGGAGGAAGTGTGAGGTCAACCTGCAGCTGTGGCTGTCCAACAAGAGGAGCCTGTCGCCCTGGGGCTACAG CATCAACCATGACCCTAGCCGCATTCCTGCAGACCTGCCGGAGGCACGGTGCCTATGTCTGGGCTGCGTGAACCCCTTCACCATGCAGGAGGACCGCAGCATGGTGAGCGTGCCCGTGTTCAGCCAGGTGCCTGTGCGTCGTCGCCTCTGCCCGCTGCCGCCACGCACCGGGCCCTGCCGCCAGCGCGCAGTCATGGAGACCATCGCCGTGGGCTGCACCTGCATCTTCTGA
- the IL17B gene encoding interleukin-17B isoform X1, whose translation MHLYTCGGLVGPGQGMTGEGGPARGLASSFPLPWAPNLSPEGDLALPPLTCGLPPQLFLLTISIFLGLGQPRNPKGKRKGQGRPGTLAPGPHQVPLDLVSQAKPYARMEEYERNLGEMVAQLRNSSEPARRKCEVNLQLWLSNKRSLSPWGYSINHDPSRIPADLPEARCLCLGCVNPFTMQEDRSMVSVPVFSQVPVRRRLCPLPPRTGPCRQRAVMETIAVGCTCIF comes from the exons ATGCATCTGTACACATGTGGTGGGCTGGTGGGACCAGGCCAGGGCATGACAGGTGAGGGTGGCCCCGCTAGAGGCCTTgcctcttcctttccccttccttggGCCCCAAATCTTAGCCCAGAGGGAgacctggctctcccacctttGACCTGTGGCCTTCCTCCTCAGCTATTCCTTCTCACCATCTCCATCTTCCTGGGGCTGGGCCAGCCCAGGAACCCCAAAGGCAAGAGGAAGGGGCAAGGGCGGCCTGGGACCCTGGCCCCTGGGCCTCACCAGGTGCCGCTGGACCTCGTGTCCCAGGCAAAGCCATATGCCCGCATGGAGGAATATGAGAGGAACCTGGGGGAGATGGTGGCCCAGCTGAGGAACAGCTCCGAGCCGGCCAGGAGGAAGTGTGAGGTCAACCTGCAGCTGTGGCTGTCCAACAAGAGGAGCCTGTCGCCCTGGGGCTACAG CATCAACCATGACCCTAGCCGCATTCCTGCAGACCTGCCGGAGGCACGGTGCCTATGTCTGGGCTGCGTGAACCCCTTCACCATGCAGGAGGACCGCAGCATGGTGAGCGTGCCCGTGTTCAGCCAGGTGCCTGTGCGTCGTCGCCTCTGCCCGCTGCCGCCACGCACCGGGCCCTGCCGCCAGCGCGCAGTCATGGAGACCATCGCCGTGGGCTGCACCTGCATCTTCTGA